The Nitrososphaerota archaeon genome includes the window AAGCGCCTCAAAAACGTCAAAGACAGCTGGTAGATCTTCGTATTCGACTTCAATTAGCTTTATGGCTTCTTCGGCGATCTTTTCGTCTACGGCAGCTACTGCGGCGACTGGTTCGCCGATAAATCTAACCTTATCTATTGCTAGGAATGGTTGATCCCTTAATGCTTCGCCGCCTCTAAAAGGCGCATCTCTACCTGTCACTACCGCTTTTACTCCCTCTAGAGCCTTTGCCTTAGATACATCAATCCTTTTAATTTTGGCGTGCGCTCTAGTACTTCTCAAGATCTTGCCGTAAAGTAACCCTGTCATCTTGATATCGTCGCCGTAAACCGCTCTACCAGTGACTTTATCTAATGCATCTACTCTAGGCAACGACTTTCCTATGAAGCTCTCACGCCCTATCTGAACCGTCAACTTCCACTCCTCCTCATCTTCTCAGCAGCGGCTTTAACCGCCTCTATAATCTTCACATACCCTGTGCATCTGCATAAATTGCCGGCCAAAGCTTGCTTAATTTCTTCTTCTGAGGGATCTGGGTTGCGGTCCAAAAGTGCTTTAGCAGATATTATCATCCCAGGTGTGCAAAAACCACATTGTATGGCCCACTTCTCAATGAATGCTTCTTGTACTGGGTGTAAAGGCGAACCGGGTTTGCTTATACCTTCTATTGTCACCACCTCTTGCCCATCCACCTCTGGTGCTAATACTAAACAAGAATTTACTGGCTTACCATTTAACAAAACTGTGCAAGCACCACATTCCCCACTGTCGCATCCTCGCTTTGTACCTGTTAACTCCAGATCTTCTCTTAATACATCTAGAAGGGTTCTATTCGGCTCAGTATATACTTCGTACACATCGCCGTTTACAAACAACTTTATTCGCTGCTTCATATAAGACGCCTCATTTACTGCCCCCCGCTCTCCTCAACGAGCGAATAGAGAGCTCTTTTCACGAATACTTTAACCATATCTCTCCGATATTCTGCAGAAGCGCGGATATCACTGATGGGTTTGCTCTCTTTTGCAGCAGCTTCTGCAGCATTTTCTATTAGCCTTTGGTCGATCTTTTTGTCAAGTAACTCGGCTTCAGCAGTCTTAGCTCTTATAGGTGTGGGGGCTACTGAGCCTAAAGCTATCTTCACGTCTTTGCAGAAACCGTCCTCTAATCTAATGGACGCAGCTACGCTTACTATAGCGCATTCCATCGCCCTCCTTGTACCAAACTTTAGATATACGCTGCGGTTTCCTTCGTTAGGTTTTGGAATATAGATCTCTTTGAGAAGCATCCCTGGCTCCAATACTGTCTTGCCCGGTCCCAGAAAGAAGTAATCTATCGGGATTACGTTTTCTCCGCTTTTATTAACAATCTTCAACTTCGCACTATATATGAGAAGTGGTGGAGCAAGGTCTGCTGCAGGGGATGCGTTACAGAGATTCCCTCCAATTGTAGCTCTGTTTCTTACTTGATAGGAAGCTAGTGTGCCTGCTGCTTGGTGAAGCGCAGGGAAGATTTCTTTGATTATATGTGACTCATGTATTGTGTTTACTGTAGTTAGTGCACCTATTACTACGCCTTTTTCTCCCACTTCGATTCGGTTTAATTGAGGAATTTTCTTAATGTTCACAACATACTTCGGTACTTTTTTCCCATCACGCATTTGAACAATTAGGTCTGTACCTCCAGCTAAGACGCAAGCAGAATCACTGTACTTGTTAAGAAGGTAGATAGCGTACTGTAGCGTGGATGGCTCAAAATATTCAAACTGCGGTAGGCTTTTCATATCTAAAGCTAGGTTGGCTTTAGGTTGAACATAATCTTAACGGTTAGTCCCTGACGTTTGGTTAATCGTAAATCCTAAAATAAGCCATACTTCTACTCATGTGAGGTAAATATGCCCAAGAAACTCAAAATAGGTATATGCCCAGTTATAGTCGAATACGACCCACTCGATATAATAAAACGAGTTCCACTCTATGAAGAAGCGGGTTTCGACTTAATTTGGGAAGGTGATCATACATTACCTTGGCATCATACCAATGGTCACTGTTCAGCAGCAAACATAATGATCGAAGCTTATCTGCAGCGCACTAATAAGATCGCTTGCCATTATATGGTTGCTCCTCTTGGCTTAAGAAATCATCCGGTTGATGTGGCGTTACAAACCGCAACCATGGCGATTCTACATGAAGGGAGAGTTGGGCTGCATGTAGGCACAGGAGAAGCTATGAATGAGAATACCGTAACAGGTGTATGGCCTACAAATGCTGAGCGTGTAGCAAGAGTAGAGGAAGCTATACAGCTAATCAAGAAGTGTTGGACAAGCCAAGACTACTTCACTTTCGAAGGAAAATACTTCACCACTTTCTTTTACCTTTATGATAAACCAAAGCAACCTATACCTTTAATCGGTGTAGCTGGCGGTGTAAGAATGGCTAAGATCGCGGGCAAATACTGTGATGGTATCTTAAGCCTAGGACCACCAGACTACTTTAAATCCGTGATCTTACCTGCTTTCTACGCAGCAGCTAGAGAAGCAGGCAAAGACCCAGATAAAATGGAGAAGATGGCCTTTGTGGACACTTCTTACCATCCTGATTTTGAGCTAGCCCTAAAGAAGGCTAGGCTGTATGGCGGTGTTCTCATACCGGAATGCTACTCTATAATACAAGACCCGCGTGTGATCGAAAGTCGTTCAGCTCTTGTTAGAGATGATGTGCTTATATCAGCATTTAATATCGCTTCCAAACCAGATCAGATTATAAGCAGATTCGAGGAATATGCAAAGGTCGGTGTAACTACAGTGATCTGGGCTGAGATAAGCCCAGATCCTTGGCTTACACCAAAAGTCTGTAAGGAGCACGTGATACCTTATTTCAGTTGAACTTAGCACCCCTCTCTATTCTTTTTTTCTCAAATATGACACTATCGATTAGTCTATGTATCGTATATCGCTTTTTGAGAAGGAATGATCTGAGTTCGGGGTATTTCGCAGCCTCCTTTATAACGTTATCAAGGCGAACTAAACATATTCGTAGCACAAGGATGGCATCTTCAAGAACTTTCACTTTCTTTGTATACTCATCCTCATAACTGACACTTTGAGAATCTGTTATTTCTATAAGAGCTTCCTCAACGCTTAATCCACTTTTAACAAGCTTGATTGCAGATCTGAGCTTCTTAGCAGCTAGTTTAAGATTTGCTGTTTTTGATGCTAGCTGACTCTTAACCTCATCATCGTCTATCCAAAGCAGTTCTTGTGCGCAGCTAGGAGGGATCTGACCTGCGGCTATTTTAGCTTGAACATCTTCTGGGAGTTCAAGCAGCTTTAATCTGTGTGATACATATTCAACGCTTTTTCCTATCTTATGCGCAAGGTCTGTTATACCACCCCACCCGTATCCATTAACATATTGTTTAAAGGCCTCAGCCTCCTCTATAGGATTTAATGTCTTACGCTGGACATTCTCTGTTAAAGACAACTCAAACGCTGTTTTATCGTCAACGTCTTTGACAAAGCAAGGTATAGTTGCCCATCTCAATCTCTTACAACATTCTAATCTTCTGTTACCAGCAATTACTTCAAAATACTCACCAAAGGGACGGACAATAATTGGTTGAAGTAAGCCATTTTCTTTTATGGACTTCATCAAACCATTTAGATCTCCCAGATCTCTCCGCACTTTGATTTGCGAAGGCTTTATCAGATTTATGTCTATAAAATCAAAGATGGCAGTATTAGCTAAGTAGCTCCGCAGGGTGACGCGCATACCTTACAATAGTCAGAGATTGAGGGAAAAAAGTGTGGGTGGTGTAACATATACTTACTTACAGAAGTTCTTTTAGTCTTTTATTAGCATCCAATGCGGTTGACCAAGCGGTCTCAAAGTCATGAATCAAGCTATCAATTAAAGTTGGGCTGTTACTCCAAATCACAACAGGGTCTCTTAAACCCTGAGGCGGTGATGAAATAGGCAATACAACCTGGTTCTCATCTATAACAATATATCTTATTCTCACCGCAAGATCTTCTATATGACGTATCGCAGCGATACTCAAATACTCTCTCACACAGTCAATATTCTGCCTACCAATATAAGTTAATATTCTTATCTTAGCACCACGTTGTGCACTAAGAGCTTCAGCGTCGTATATCCCGGACTGCCAATGTAGTTGTAATCCTCTAGGTGAGATCATCTTCAGAACATATTTTGCATCTTTTACTAGCTCAGCTACTCTATGGAAGACTTGCGCGCCTGAAAGAAGTCTTAGAAAGAATTTTTTATCAGGTTGGCAAGAAACCTCCGGTTGCCGACTTAATGCTTCAAGCTTAGGTATGATTTCTTTACTACGCTTTTTGAGAGCAGCTAAAGCTTCTTCTTTCTTATTAAGAAGAGCTTCGATAGCCTCTCTTGGTGCAACACGTTGAAAACGGGTAGGGTTGCCTAGCTGTAACTCTACTAACCCTAGACTACGTAAAGCACGTAATGCACGATAGATATCAACCCTGTTAACTCTTAACTTCGTCACCAGATCTCTCGCATAAGCCGAACCTAATCTAACTAGTGTCAGATAGACCTTAGCCTGCAGCTGTGTTAAACCACATTCCTTTAATACTTCAACCAGTTCCTTGTCTTCTTCTAATATATTCTCATACACATAATTACCCAGTTCCATCCAAGTAGATATGCTTGTCTGTTAATTTTGTTGGCGGCAACAAAATTTAAGGCAACTTAAAATACTACTGTCCCATCTACTTTAGCATATGTCCATTGACCAGATAAAGACTGTTGGTGTTGTAGGCGCTGGACTTATGGGGCACGGTATAGCGCTGGTCTTTGCTCAAGCAGGCTACAAGGTGCTCTTAAACGACGTAAGCAAAGCTATACTTGATAACGCGCTGTTGGCGATAGAAGCCGATCTAAAGAAGCTTACCCAATATGGTCTTTTAAGTGTAAGTGATGCTGAAAAAGCTATCTCAAGGATTTCACCAGTGTTAGAGCTTAGGGAGGTTGGTCGCGCCGCTGACTTTGTAGTAGAAGCTGTTACAGAAAATGTCGATATTAAGCGGGCTATATTCTCAACTTTAGATGATTCGGCTCCTTCACATACAATACTTGCAAGTAACACGTCAAGCATACCTATTGCACTTCTTGCGTCAGCCACTAAACGCCCAGATAAAGTCGTTGGTACACATTTCTGGAACCCGCCTACACTACTTCAAGCAGTAGAGATAGTAAAAGGCGAAAGGACCTCTGATGAAACTATCCGGTTAACTAAAGCGCTTCTTGAGAAAGTAGGAAAAAAGCCCGTCGTAGTAAATAAGGATGTCCCTGGTCAGATAGGGATAAGAATACTCTATGCCATCATAAGAGAGGCAACGTCGCTTGTAGAGAAAGGAGTAGCCACGCCAGAAGATATAGATACAGTAATAAAAGAAACATTAGGAACACGCTTCCCAGTTCTGGGCGTCTTCGAATTAGTTGACTTATCAGGTGTAAACATACTTTATGCTGTTTCTCAGATCGTCTATAAGGATCTTGATAACTCCGTCGAGCCCCATAGTATTGTTAAGCAGATGGTTGAACGAAATGAGCTTGGCGTAAAGACAGGTAAGGGTTTCTATGACTGGTCGAAGAGGTCCGCTAGTGAGGTTATGCGTATAAGGGATGAATATTTAGTAAGGGTTCTTCGTGAGCGAAGAGCTTCTTCAAGATAGATTGCGTGGCTGTGAGCGCCTAAGTGCTTAGAGTAAAGGTACCTCTGCCCTACTTAGATCTGACGCTATATCTTTTAGCCCCAAAGCCTCTAATGTACTTCTTTTCGGTACACCAGTTGTTATATCCCAACCCATGGATTCATAGAATTCAGTCTTCATTAGCTCGAGCTCTTCAGCTGTAACGACAGAGCCTTTGTTCGGACCATCTGGTACTGGTTCCTTCATCAACCTTTCAGGTAAAGTATCGTGTTCCCTTCTTACCCCCTCTCTAGCGTTATATGCCCTCTCCAAGGTAGCAATCCTATCGGCAGCCCTTTCAAGATCAGAAGGTTGCATCTCCATTCCTGTCGCCGCTGAAATTAGTTTGGCAAGCAGTGGCGGAGGCACTCTAGAGGCTGCGAACGCGCAGAGAGGGGCTGAGTCTATAATAACTCTAATTCTCAAAGTTCCTTTAACAAGCAAACCTTTTCCTTTAGCAGATGTAGCGTTGCCTTGCGGTATTTCGACGAAGGATGCTACACCGTATGCGTGATGGCATCCCCCTCTTGACCCCGCAGCTAAAACCAACCCCTGTCCTTTTGATCCTCTTGGGTCATACCCCCCTATTTCCAGACCTTTTACGTGCATGGCGTAGCTTTCAGAGCCTTTCCCAACTTTTCTAGCGGCTTCCCTAACGCCGTCTGAAAGAAGTCTTCCTAAAGCACCGTCTCTGTATGCCATCTTTTTCACAGCAATTAACAGGCCTTCATCGCTGCCAAACCTCAGGTTTAATCCATCTAGATCACTTCTAGAGAGCGCTCCTTTTTCATGAGCCTCCATCGCCCAAGCTATGGTAAGTCCAGTAGAGATAGTGTCAAGACCCAAATCATCACAAAGCATATCAGCGGCGATAATAGGTCTAGGGTCACCTATCTTGCAAGAGCTACCGAAGGCATATATGGTTTCATATTCAGGCCCATCTGTCACAGCACCGGCATAAGGTCCATCCTTGACCAAAGTAACTTTGGTGCATCTTATCGGACACTGGTTACATCCAGTATCTTTGATAACGAACCTCTCCCTCAAAAGAGGATAACTTATCTCGGCAGCTTTATCAAAGATTGCCTCACGCCAATTAGCTGTAGGTAGAATTCCCCAAGCATTATTCTT containing:
- a CDS encoding (2Fe-2S)-binding protein, yielding MKQRIKLFVNGDVYEVYTEPNRTLLDVLREDLELTGTKRGCDSGECGACTVLLNGKPVNSCLVLAPEVDGQEVVTIEGISKPGSPLHPVQEAFIEKWAIQCGFCTPGMIISAKALLDRNPDPSEEEIKQALAGNLCRCTGYVKIIEAVKAAAEKMRRSGS
- a CDS encoding xanthine dehydrogenase family protein subunit M — protein: MKSLPQFEYFEPSTLQYAIYLLNKYSDSACVLAGGTDLIVQMRDGKKVPKYVVNIKKIPQLNRIEVGEKGVVIGALTTVNTIHESHIIKEIFPALHQAAGTLASYQVRNRATIGGNLCNASPAADLAPPLLIYSAKLKIVNKSGENVIPIDYFFLGPGKTVLEPGMLLKEIYIPKPNEGNRSVYLKFGTRRAMECAIVSVAASIRLEDGFCKDVKIALGSVAPTPIRAKTAEAELLDKKIDQRLIENAAEAAAKESKPISDIRASAEYRRDMVKVFVKRALYSLVEESGGQ
- a CDS encoding LLM class flavin-dependent oxidoreductase; its protein translation is MPKKLKIGICPVIVEYDPLDIIKRVPLYEEAGFDLIWEGDHTLPWHHTNGHCSAANIMIEAYLQRTNKIACHYMVAPLGLRNHPVDVALQTATMAILHEGRVGLHVGTGEAMNENTVTGVWPTNAERVARVEEAIQLIKKCWTSQDYFTFEGKYFTTFFYLYDKPKQPIPLIGVAGGVRMAKIAGKYCDGILSLGPPDYFKSVILPAFYAAAREAGKDPDKMEKMAFVDTSYHPDFELALKKARLYGGVLIPECYSIIQDPRVIESRSALVRDDVLISAFNIASKPDQIISRFEEYAKVGVTTVIWAEISPDPWLTPKVCKEHVIPYFS
- a CDS encoding ParB/RepB/Spo0J family partition protein gives rise to the protein MRRDLGDLNGLMKSIKENGLLQPIIVRPFGEYFEVIAGNRRLECCKRLRWATIPCFVKDVDDKTAFELSLTENVQRKTLNPIEEAEAFKQYVNGYGWGGITDLAHKIGKSVEYVSHRLKLLELPEDVQAKIAAGQIPPSCAQELLWIDDDEVKSQLASKTANLKLAAKKLRSAIKLVKSGLSVEEALIEITDSQSVSYEDEYTKKVKVLEDAILVLRICLVRLDNVIKEAAKYPELRSFLLKKRYTIHRLIDSVIFEKKRIERGAKFN
- a CDS encoding TrmB family transcriptional regulator codes for the protein MELGNYVYENILEEDKELVEVLKECGLTQLQAKVYLTLVRLGSAYARDLVTKLRVNRVDIYRALRALRSLGLVELQLGNPTRFQRVAPREAIEALLNKKEEALAALKKRSKEIIPKLEALSRQPEVSCQPDKKFFLRLLSGAQVFHRVAELVKDAKYVLKMISPRGLQLHWQSGIYDAEALSAQRGAKIRILTYIGRQNIDCVREYLSIAAIRHIEDLAVRIRYIVIDENQVVLPISSPPQGLRDPVVIWSNSPTLIDSLIHDFETAWSTALDANKRLKELL
- a CDS encoding 3-hydroxyacyl-CoA dehydrogenase family protein, which gives rise to MSIDQIKTVGVVGAGLMGHGIALVFAQAGYKVLLNDVSKAILDNALLAIEADLKKLTQYGLLSVSDAEKAISRISPVLELREVGRAADFVVEAVTENVDIKRAIFSTLDDSAPSHTILASNTSSIPIALLASATKRPDKVVGTHFWNPPTLLQAVEIVKGERTSDETIRLTKALLEKVGKKPVVVNKDVPGQIGIRILYAIIREATSLVEKGVATPEDIDTVIKETLGTRFPVLGVFELVDLSGVNILYAVSQIVYKDLDNSVEPHSIVKQMVERNELGVKTGKGFYDWSKRSASEVMRIRDEYLVRVLRERRASSR
- a CDS encoding aldehyde ferredoxin oxidoreductase family protein, which produces MGEFKYKGYCSKLLRINLTKQTSTEEPLKELDIERFIGGRGLGAKILFDEVKKGVDPLSPENKIIITSGPLTGTRVPTSTNRFIITTKSPLTGLYGFSVSGGAFGLELKKAGYDGLIIEGKADRPIYLQIDDGKVYFRDAGWLWGIPVFEATRMLRESLGYYYRTIMIGPAGEKLVKISGIISDDRRASARCGVGAVMGSKLLKAVAVKGSREYTMAEPSKFEEALKEAFKNIGLQPGPWKEFRQTGTQSGPIKNNAWGILPTANWREAIFDKAAEISYPLLRERFVIKDTGCNQCPIRCTKVTLVKDGPYAGAVTDGPEYETIYAFGSSCKIGDPRPIIAADMLCDDLGLDTISTGLTIAWAMEAHEKGALSRSDLDGLNLRFGSDEGLLIAVKKMAYRDGALGRLLSDGVREAARKVGKGSESYAMHVKGLEIGGYDPRGSKGQGLVLAAGSRGGCHHAYGVASFVEIPQGNATSAKGKGLLVKGTLRIRVIIDSAPLCAFAASRVPPPLLAKLISAATGMEMQPSDLERAADRIATLERAYNAREGVRREHDTLPERLMKEPVPDGPNKGSVVTAEELELMKTEFYESMGWDITTGVPKRSTLEALGLKDIASDLSRAEVPLL